Sequence from the Deltaproteobacteria bacterium PRO3 genome:
CTCGTAGGAAATGCGGTCGATCTTGCGCGCGTCGGGGCAGAGATTGGGGTCGGTGGTGTAGACGCCGTCGACGTCGGTGTAGATCTCGCAGGCGTCGGCCTTGAGCGCCGCCGCGATCGCTACCGCCGTGGTGTCGGAGCCGCCGCGGCCCAGCGTGGTGACGTTGCCGTTCTCGTCGACGCCCTGGAAGCCGGCGACGACGACGATCTTTCCTTCCTTCAGGTCCTTGTGGATCCGCTCGCTGTCGATGGAACGGATCCGCGCCTTGCTGAAGGCATCGTCGGTCAGGATGCGGACCTGGCTGCCCAGGTAGCTGACCGCGGGCACGCCCATGCTTTGGATGGTCATGGCCAAGAGCGCGATCGTGACCTGCTCGCCGGTGGAGACGATGACGTCGTACTCGCGGCCCTCGGGGAGCTCGCTGATTTCTTTGGCCAGGGCGACCAGCCGGTTGGTCTCGCCGGACATGGCGGAGACCACCACCACCATTTGGTCGCCCTTCTGGTGCTGCCGGATGACGCGGCGGGCGACATTCTTGATGCGTTCGATGTTGCCGACGGAGGTTCCGCCGTATTTTTGGACGACTAGGGGCATATTTTTTGTGCAAACCTCGCGTCCGCCCCTACTAAGGGGCCACGCTAAAGTCAAGAAAGCCGGGGAATATGAAGGGGATTGAACCTCAAAAATCTTCGTCGATCTTGATCGAGCCGATCATGGTGTCGAGATCCTCGCGATAGCCCAAATCCGCCATCACCTCGCGCAGCGAGTCGCCGTAGAAGACCTCTTCCATCGAGCGCTCGAAGGTGGATTCGTCGCGCAGGTTATCCTTGAGCGCCCGCTGCGCGCGGTCGGGATTGCTGCGGACGATACTCTCGATGTACTTGTTGAGATTTTTGGCGGCCTTGCGCTTTTTGTCGGTTTGGATCTTGCGCCAGTTTTTTAAATAATGGAGGCGGCAGAAACCGGAGGTGGTCTGCTGGTTGTTGCAACCAGCCTCTTTGCATAGCTTGATCTTGGGGGACATGGAAAATACCCACTCGGATGTATCTACTTTGCCTATACCAGCGGTCCCCCACCCTGGCAATTAGGAAAACGCAATGTTACCAAGATTTTACCGACTCGACCCCGGAAATCAGTCCTTGGGCCCCGAAAACTTCTTCAATGTATCCTGAAAGGCCGCCTTTCGACGCAGGGCGTCTTGTTTTTCGCCCTCGAATTCCTTGAGAAGTTCGGGACGGATCGCCTCGCGGGTCTTCTTCTTGAGGTAGCGGTTCTCGCGGACCCGTAGGTAGACGAGGGCCGCGACGAAGGCGATGAAAACGACGATCCAGGCGATGATCTCCAGCACTCAGGCCTCCTTGGGGGCCTCGCTTAAGGCCTCGATCACGGCCTTCTTGATGCCCCCGATCTTCTTCGAGTCGGTGATTTTGTGGCCGAAGATGTCCTTCACGTAGAAGACGTCCGCCACCTGGTCGACCTTGGTCGAGATCTTCGAGACCTCGATGTAGAGCCCCAGGGCCCGCATGACGCGGGCGATATCGTGCAGGATGCCGATGCGGTCGTTGGCGTAGACGTCGATGACCGTGTAGTAGGCCGAGACGTCGTTGTCGATCTCGACCCGCGGCGGCCGCGCGGGCGCGACCTTCTTGCCCCAGAAGAGCTGATT
This genomic interval carries:
- a CDS encoding aspartate kinase, which codes for MPLVVQKYGGTSVGNIERIKNVARRVIRQHQKGDQMVVVVSAMSGETNRLVALAKEISELPEGREYDVIVSTGEQVTIALLAMTIQSMGVPAVSYLGSQVRILTDDAFSKARIRSIDSERIHKDLKEGKIVVVAGFQGVDENGNVTTLGRGGSDTTAVAIAAALKADACEIYTDVDGVYTTDPNLCPDARKIDRISYEEMLEMASTGAKVLQIRSVEMAAKYHVPVEVRSSFNDNPGTWVTKEESQMESRMVTGVSLNKDEAKIAVRQVPDTPGVASKIFAPISEANINVDMIVQNVSSEGTTDLTFTVPKSELKQALLIIEKVAKEIGAKKVESSESIAKVSVIGLGMRSHAGIASKMF